The region CAGAGCAGTTACGCACCCTGTCGCCATCGGCGGTGACCCTGCCTGGTCTCGGTCACAACGCACACGTCGAGGACCCCGGCGCGGTGTTCGAACTGCTCCGGCCGTATCGGGCTGGCCGGTCCGGCTGACCGTGCCGCCGCCCGGCCCGGCCCGACGACACGGGGTGGCTCCCACCGATCGGGCCGGGCGAGCGCACCGACCGGGGGAGCCGCGCGGAACATGCGTCCGGACTACGCCGGCAGGCCACCGACCTGACGCGGACCGAACTCGGCGTGGAGCAGTGCGTGGCCATGCCGGCCCAGTTGGCCTTGATCGACGTGCCGGTGCAACCGGAGACGTAGACCATGAACGGGTAGTTCTCGGTGGCGGGCCGACCGCCGACCACTTAGCTGCGGGTCACCTGGTAGGTGCCTGTGCCGCTCCAGTTGACGATGACCAGACCGAAGTGGCCCGCCGCCGAGGCGGTGTAGGTCAGGGTCTCGGCCGCGCCGGTGCCGGCGGAGTTGGCCGAGGCCACCGCCTGGGCCCGGGTCCGGACCCAGGTGCTGGCGGTGGTCTGGTTGCTGCTGACCAGGTACAGCTCCGGGTTCTGGGTGGTGCTTCCGGTGATCTTGATGGTCACCTTCTGCCCGGCTGTCAGGGTGAGGTCACGTACCGCGACGATGCTGTCGCCCGTCATGATGACGTTGCTCGTCCCGACCGGCAGACTCGCTGACCCCTGGGCCAGCTCGATCCGGTACCAGCCGGCGTCTCCGGACGCCTTCACCCGGGGGTGGTAGTCACCCAACGCCCGCCACTTCGAGTCGACGGCGATGAAGTCCACGCCGCTGGTCACCGCGCTGGTGGCCAATCGGGTGGCCTGGGCCCGGTCGTCGTACAGCTCCAGGTCGTGGTTGACCCCGGCCCTGATCGCCACCACCGACCAGTAGTTGGTCGTCGTCTGGTAACCGAAGTTGTGTGGCGTCGGCGACGGCAGCAGCTTCGGCGCGTAGTTGCCCAGCGGGTTCTGGAACCCATAGTCGATGGTGCTCTGGTAGAGCGCCCCGAGAGCACCGGTGGGGGACACGTCGAACCCGTCGGCCGTCCGATGTGCCCAGAACTCGCTGAACGTGTTGGAGACGTGGTGGGTGAAGGTGTGCCACAGGTTGTCGAAACCCTCGCCGTACCGGTCCCAGGAGCCCTCGTTGGTGGAGTCGGTGATGTCGATCATCGCTGCGGCCACCCGGCCCTCGACGGCGTCGCCGTTGTCCCAGCCGCTGGTGCCCCAGGTGGTGTTCTCCAGGTCGAGGAAGGCGCCGCTGGGCCAGCGGTAGAACGGGTCGTTCAGCACGGTGGCCGGGAACCACTCGGCCCAGCCCTCGGTCCAGGCACAGCCCGTCGAGCTGGTCCGCTGTACGTAGTGCGGGGAGCAGTTCGGGAAGGCCGGGTACGCGTCGTTGTAGATGTCGTCCATCAACGCGTGACCGATCTCGTGGATCACCGTCGTCGGTGAGTTTGGTGCGTCCGCGTTCAGATGGACCTCGTTGTTGGCCAGCGAGTAGTAGTTGCCGCTGGTGGAGTCCGGGGCCCAGTTGATGGTGAGCCGGCGGCAGGTGGTGTCGTTCTGGTCGAAGCAGCTGTTCGTGGGCCTCGGGAGGAACAACCAGGTCTGGTTGGCCCGGGCGAAGGCGTGCAGACCACGTTGCAGCGTGGCGTCGTCCGAGGTACGTGAGCCCAGGTCGATCGTGCTGCCCGGCGCGACGTCGGTGAAGGTCTCCGACTGGAAGGTCAGCGGGGTGCCGCTGCGCTGCACCCGCCAGAGGGCGTTCGAGGTGAGCACCCGGACGAAGACGTCCAGACCGTTCTCCGGGTCGGTCGCGGCCAGCGCGTCGAAGCAGATGTTGTAGGCGCCGTTGGCGTTGCTCACCGCAGCGGCCAGCCGCTGTCCATCGGCGGCGTTCACCACCTCGACGGTGAGGTTCATCGCGTTGTGCCACGTGCCGGTCTGATCGGCGTAGGTCCAGTTACCGGTGACCCAGGTGTCGCAGGCGGCGGTGGTCACCACCGGGTCCGCCGGTTCGGGACTGGCCGGGCGCAGCCCGGCCGGCAGACCCGAACGCGCCGAGGTCGGCGTCGCGGTGCTACCGGCCGCGCCGTTCGTGGCCGTCTGGCCGAACGCGGACGTCCGTCCGGGCTCGGCGATGGTAAGGAAGACAACGTCCTTACCCGCGTGCCGCCGACCGGGCTCGGACGCGGTGGCATGGGCCTCGATCTGCGCCCGGCCCGCCTTGATCGCCCGGATCTGGCCGGTGAAGGTCAGCTTCTCCCCGGCCCGCAGCTGGCGGGTGG is a window of Micromonospora polyrhachis DNA encoding:
- a CDS encoding PPC domain-containing protein, whose translation is MFAATAARWRRTTLSVTTAGLMAIGLGSTAPALAAPAPAAQSSARACSLSTSANQPNTDEWASCLSVGATLDLAPALGATANLTVTVQADAVLPPTEIRLELPAQLEWARVPAGLTVGRATAVEPERAGELAVASTTRQLRAGEKLTFTGQIRAIKAGRAQIEAHATASEPGRRHAGKDVVFLTIAEPGRTSAFGQTATNGAAGSTATPTSARSGLPAGLRPASPEPADPVVTTAACDTWVTGNWTYADQTGTWHNAMNLTVEVVNAADGQRLAAAVSNANGAYNICFDALAATDPENGLDVFVRVLTSNALWRVQRSGTPLTFQSETFTDVAPGSTIDLGSRTSDDATLQRGLHAFARANQTWLFLPRPTNSCFDQNDTTCRRLTINWAPDSTSGNYYSLANNEVHLNADAPNSPTTVIHEIGHALMDDIYNDAYPAFPNCSPHYVQRTSSTGCAWTEGWAEWFPATVLNDPFYRWPSGAFLDLENTTWGTSGWDNGDAVEGRVAAAMIDITDSTNEGSWDRYGEGFDNLWHTFTHHVSNTFSEFWAHRTADGFDVSPTGALGALYQSTIDYGFQNPLGNYAPKLLPSPTPHNFGYQTTTNYWSVVAIRAGVNHDLELYDDRAQATRLATSAVTSGVDFIAVDSKWRALGDYHPRVKASGDAGWYRIELAQGSASLPVGTSNVIMTGDSIVAVRDLTLTAGQKVTIKITGSTTQNPELYLVSSNQTTASTWVRTRAQAVASANSAGTGAAETLTYTASAAGHFGLVIVNWSGTGTYQVTRS